One genomic segment of Clostridium facile includes these proteins:
- a CDS encoding type II toxin-antitoxin system YafQ family toxin, translating to MYNIRPTTKFQKDLKRVKKRGFDIPLLTDIIKKLAAGEPLPEKNRDHQLSGDYAGCRECHITPDWLLIYEVDGDELILYLTRTGSHSDLF from the coding sequence ATGTATAACATAAGACCAACCACAAAGTTTCAGAAGGATTTGAAGCGCGTGAAAAAGCGCGGCTTTGATATTCCTTTGCTGACCGATATTATTAAAAAACTGGCTGCGGGGGAGCCGTTGCCGGAGAAAAACAGGGATCACCAACTTTCCGGGGACTATGCGGGGTGTCGTGAGTGCCACATTACGCCGGATTGGTTGCTGATCTACGAAGTGGACGGGGACGAGCTGATTTTATATCTCACCCGGACGGGATCGCATAGCGATTTATTTTAG
- a CDS encoding type II toxin-antitoxin system RelB/DinJ family antitoxin: MANTNINIRMDADLKRQFEAFCADMGMTMTTAFNVFARKAVREYRIPFEISGDVPNAETVEAIKEVKRMKADPSLGKTYSNVDQMMEELLADV, from the coding sequence ATGGCAAATACAAATATTAACATTCGTATGGACGCAGACTTGAAGCGGCAGTTTGAGGCGTTCTGTGCTGATATGGGAATGACGATGACAACGGCGTTCAATGTTTTTGCGCGTAAGGCTGTGAGGGAGTATAGAATACCCTTTGAAATCAGCGGTGATGTACCGAACGCTGAAACCGTCGAAGCAATCAAGGAAGTAAAGAGAATGAAGGCCGATCCGAGCCTTGGCAAGACCTATTCCAATGTCGATCAGATGATGGAGGAGCTGCTTGCCGATGTATAA
- a CDS encoding 23S rRNA methyltransferase attenuation leader peptide has protein sequence MLVFQMRNVDKTSTVLKQTKNSDYADK, from the coding sequence ATGTTGGTATTCCAAATGCGTAATGTAGATAAAACATCTACTGTTTTGAAACAGACTAAAAACAGTGATTACGCAGATAAATAA
- the erm(B) gene encoding 23S rRNA (adenine(2058)-N(6))-methyltransferase Erm(B) produces the protein MNKNIKYSQNFLTSEKVLNQIIKQLNLKETDTVYEIGTGKGHLTTKLAKISKQVTSIELDSHLFNLSSEKLKLNTRVTLIHQDILQFQFPNKQRYKIVGNIPYHLSTQIIKKVVFESRASDIYLIVEEGFYKRTLDIHRTLGLLLHTQVSIQQLLKLPAECFHPKPKVNSVLIKLTRHTTDVPDKYWKLYTYFVSKWVNREYRQLFTKNQFHQAMKHAKVNNLSTITYEQVLSIFNSYLLFNGRK, from the coding sequence ATGAACAAAAATATAAAATATTCTCAAAACTTTTTAACGAGTGAAAAAGTACTCAACCAAATAATAAAACAATTGAATTTAAAAGAAACCGATACCGTTTACGAAATTGGAACAGGTAAAGGGCATTTAACGACGAAACTGGCTAAAATAAGTAAACAGGTAACGTCTATTGAATTAGACAGTCATCTATTCAACTTATCGTCAGAAAAATTAAAACTGAATACTCGTGTCACTTTAATTCACCAAGATATTCTACAGTTTCAATTCCCTAACAAACAGAGGTATAAAATTGTTGGGAATATTCCTTACCATTTAAGCACACAAATTATTAAAAAAGTGGTTTTTGAAAGCCGTGCGTCTGACATCTATCTGATTGTTGAAGAAGGATTCTACAAGCGTACCTTGGATATTCACCGAACACTAGGGTTGCTCTTGCACACTCAAGTCTCGATTCAGCAATTGCTTAAGCTGCCAGCGGAATGCTTTCATCCTAAACCAAAAGTAAACAGTGTCTTAATAAAACTTACCCGCCATACCACAGATGTTCCAGATAAATATTGGAAGCTATATACGTACTTTGTTTCAAAATGGGTCAATCGAGAATATCGTCAACTGTTTACTAAAAATCAGTTTCATCAAGCAATGAAACACGCCAAAGTAAACAATTTAAGTACCATTACTTATGAGCAAGTATTGTCTATTTTTAATAGTTATCTATTATTTAACGGGAGGAAATAA